A stretch of uncultured Campylobacter sp. DNA encodes these proteins:
- the ispF gene encoding 2-C-methyl-D-erythritol 2,4-cyclodiphosphate synthase: MKDISLILLAAGDSSRFELPVKKQWLRVGELPLWQYVAQSIARAHPFKKIIIAMNEEDVSYCERLYVCSSASARGKSAECGTSDYKFQSKRGRIECGADDLNDASKPRSAENFKAQVECNAYECGSANLKFHFVPGGANRQSSLKNALKLVESELVLVSDVARAQISPELISSLIRNLGSADCISPYLGVNDTTYLGEDVVKREELRLIQTPQLSRTALLKKALEGSEIFTDDSAAIGSAGGRLEFIKGEAGALKITRASDLAALNLKPCSRDIFCGTGYDVHALEKGAGIVLSGVKIPCEFALIAHSDGDVAIHALIDAICGAAMLGDIGELFPDSDAKFKGADSKELLRNVMRRIRGYGYELVNADITIIAQRPKIGAYKAQMQEVLSEILNCARVNVKATTTEGLGFTGRSEGIAAQAAVNLKFYDWQKHAAKAWGV; the protein is encoded by the coding sequence TTGAAAGATATATCGCTGATTTTGCTCGCCGCGGGCGATTCGAGCAGGTTTGAGCTCCCCGTCAAAAAGCAGTGGTTGCGCGTGGGCGAGCTGCCGCTTTGGCAATACGTCGCGCAGAGCATTGCGCGGGCGCATCCATTTAAAAAAATCATAATCGCCATGAACGAAGAGGACGTGAGCTATTGCGAGCGCCTCTATGTGTGCAGCTCGGCTTCGGCGCGCGGCAAAAGTGCAGAGTGCGGCACGAGCGATTATAAATTTCAAAGCAAGCGAGGCAGGATCGAATGCGGCGCAGATGATCTAAACGACGCAAGCAAGCCGCGGAGCGCGGAAAATTTTAAAGCTCAAGTCGAATGCAACGCGTATGAATGCGGCTCTGCAAATTTAAAATTTCACTTCGTCCCAGGCGGTGCAAATCGCCAAAGCTCGCTAAAAAACGCGCTAAAGCTCGTAGAGAGCGAGCTCGTGCTCGTAAGCGACGTGGCGCGCGCGCAAATTTCGCCCGAGCTGATCTCCTCGCTGATACGAAATTTAGGCAGCGCGGACTGCATCAGCCCCTATCTTGGCGTAAACGACACGACCTACCTTGGCGAGGACGTAGTGAAGAGGGAGGAGCTGCGCCTCATCCAAACGCCGCAGCTTTCGCGCACAGCGCTACTTAAAAAGGCGCTTGAGGGAAGCGAAATTTTTACCGACGATAGCGCGGCGATCGGCAGCGCGGGCGGACGGTTGGAATTTATAAAAGGCGAAGCGGGCGCGCTTAAGATCACGCGCGCAAGCGATCTAGCGGCGCTAAATTTAAAACCCTGCTCGCGCGATATTTTTTGCGGTACGGGTTACGACGTGCATGCACTTGAAAAAGGCGCGGGCATCGTGCTCAGCGGCGTGAAAATTCCGTGCGAGTTCGCGCTGATCGCACACAGCGACGGCGACGTAGCGATCCATGCCCTAATCGACGCTATTTGCGGCGCGGCGATGCTAGGCGATATCGGCGAGCTCTTCCCCGACAGCGACGCCAAATTTAAAGGCGCGGATAGCAAGGAGCTGTTACGAAATGTAATGCGGCGCATCAGAGGCTACGGCTATGAGCTCGTAAACGCCGATATTACGATCATCGCGCAGCGCCCGAAGATCGGAGCCTACAAAGCGCAGATGCAAGAGGTTTTAAGCGAAATTCTAAACTGCGCCCGCGTCAATGTCAAAGCGACCACGACCGAAGGGCTGGGATTTACGGGCAGAAGCGAAGGCATCGCCGCACAGGCTGCGGTAAACTTGAAATTCTACGACTGGCAAAAGCACGCAGCAAAGGCGTGGGGCGTATGA
- a CDS encoding response regulator, which yields MKILIIESESYLAQSIANKLGALGHECTNAASLTAAAALAEEFEAVLLSTSWSGASFYPLIEKFRRSIIILMVAYVDSETVLNPVKAGATDYIQKPFMIEELIKKIEHYAQFRSLKSQNEAYEVLLKEISLSCEIPPARLAQIKFPLLLRGDAAVRAAAVFKIALTLKSRLKILSAQSPEPLERGAEIFYAPDFDSLSGAQKEKFLSKTKSMRIIAGSIGAQKGFNYEITLGSSKERSEILSIEEYVKLTIVAHQDEYFDSDLAAALGISRKSLWEKRKKYGIARKK from the coding sequence ATGAAAATTTTAATAATCGAGAGCGAAAGCTATCTTGCCCAAAGTATCGCAAACAAGCTCGGCGCACTGGGGCATGAATGCACTAACGCGGCGAGTTTGACGGCCGCGGCAGCTCTTGCGGAGGAGTTTGAGGCGGTGCTACTCTCTACGAGCTGGAGCGGCGCGAGCTTTTATCCGCTGATCGAGAAATTTAGGCGCTCGATCATAATTTTGATGGTCGCCTACGTCGATAGCGAAACGGTGCTAAACCCCGTAAAAGCGGGCGCGACGGATTATATCCAAAAGCCCTTTATGATAGAGGAGCTCATAAAAAAGATCGAGCACTACGCGCAGTTTCGCTCGCTAAAATCACAAAACGAAGCCTACGAAGTGTTGCTTAAAGAGATCTCTCTTTCGTGCGAAATACCGCCCGCGCGTTTAGCGCAGATAAAATTCCCGCTTCTTTTGCGCGGCGATGCGGCAGTGCGAGCTGCGGCGGTATTTAAGATCGCACTCACGCTAAAATCGCGCCTTAAAATTCTATCCGCGCAAAGCCCTGAGCCGCTAGAACGCGGCGCGGAGATTTTTTACGCACCAGATTTCGACAGCCTAAGTGGCGCGCAGAAGGAAAAATTTCTAAGCAAAACCAAATCCATGCGTATAATCGCCGGATCCATCGGCGCGCAAAAGGGCTTTAACTACGAAATTACGCTTGGCAGCAGCAAAGAACGCAGTGAAATTTTAAGCATCGAAGAATACGTAAAGCTCACGATCGTAGCGCACCAAGACGAGTATTTCGACTCCGATCTGGCGGCGGCACTTGGGATTTCTCGAAAATCGCTTTGGGAGAAAAGGAAAAAATATGGCATCGCAAGAAAAAAATAG